One bacterium genomic window carries:
- a CDS encoding alpha-L-fucosidase has product MRLALLALLLAVASCAMAQKPRNDWYRSSLVNIHCDNHSGLLGKGVPPDELLEAFRSVPVTMVQVSAQSNGYATYPTKVGLNNPNADGYDTLATFKTVTQKLGKKLCIYMSVDRRPLQVKDHPEWAMRTAKGEITINGDPCVCNRPNRDKRGYLYEQFLPQIKEIIARYDPDGFWFDGDYILTKPCWCDNCLREWKADTGQDAPRDEASPLWAKWCDWHYQRFHEYRRLVAETIHTASKRAMYTSNWSWSHKPEPMPDWADTLTGDCGSIRQLPAVVMRWGAQQKIPWDIMSYAAPYRALTRVYSPQRTFQEGALTMAHGGQWFAWTVGGDLPPSAIEMTRRMAQFVRDRAPALGPSTSLSQVAVLDSETTWLAQGRKWDTTVAGNAARCLQEARYFTDIVNEETLRQGLAPYRVVVLPMGNALAPETMQWLEAFVRQGGVLLVCGDGLRDDGLLGLKRTARQANKPAAIRIGDRSCWMLGSWDVTPGTAQTLLSFADGRPALTVHTLGQGKVAYLATDQVLYPQDEALLGALKALGCGPSYGAVANAGLAPLLCTLRQKQGQIVLHIVDMSSRVGGRMTDLNADDYTDLNPELRNVRVWLPLQGEARLLAAYPALSGATVTRQGEFLAVRLEYLKDHAAVVLGYDAPPQFGLCGQNVPETLGDFHPLDPKTSGFSEDFEDLAVGSRPATPWQSWNRDAATVAVSDQNPAAGKRCVKFTDAAGCSFWPFMHRSVTPFRTGRARLTFDVRVDGADCLLEVRYEGKGAGPLARFNHDGKLSTTAGEAMAFPLGQWLHVQCDFALGVEKPAYTLTVTAPGQEPKVFADLKYATEWFFLCDSVYFVGSGDTPGSFSLDSIRFERLPD; this is encoded by the coding sequence ATGCGCCTGGCCCTGCTTGCCCTGCTGCTGGCTGTAGCCTCCTGCGCGATGGCCCAGAAGCCGCGCAACGACTGGTACCGCAGTTCGCTGGTCAACATCCACTGCGACAACCACTCGGGGCTGCTGGGCAAGGGGGTGCCCCCGGACGAGCTGCTCGAGGCCTTCCGCAGTGTCCCAGTGACCATGGTCCAGGTCTCGGCCCAGAGCAACGGCTACGCGACCTACCCCACCAAGGTCGGCCTGAACAACCCCAACGCCGACGGCTATGACACCCTCGCGACGTTCAAGACGGTCACGCAGAAGCTGGGCAAGAAGCTCTGCATCTACATGTCGGTGGACCGGCGGCCGCTGCAGGTCAAGGACCACCCCGAGTGGGCCATGCGCACAGCCAAGGGCGAGATCACCATCAACGGCGACCCGTGCGTGTGCAACCGGCCCAACCGCGATAAAAGGGGCTACCTCTACGAGCAGTTCCTCCCGCAGATCAAGGAGATCATCGCCCGGTACGACCCCGATGGCTTTTGGTTCGACGGTGACTACATCCTCACGAAGCCCTGCTGGTGCGACAACTGCCTCAGGGAATGGAAAGCTGACACGGGTCAGGACGCGCCGCGCGATGAGGCCTCCCCGCTGTGGGCCAAGTGGTGCGACTGGCACTACCAGCGCTTCCACGAGTACCGCCGCCTCGTCGCCGAGACGATCCACACCGCCAGCAAGCGGGCGATGTACACGAGCAACTGGTCATGGTCGCACAAACCCGAACCGATGCCGGACTGGGCGGACACCCTTACGGGCGACTGTGGCTCGATCCGGCAACTGCCGGCGGTGGTCATGCGCTGGGGGGCGCAGCAGAAGATCCCCTGGGACATCATGAGCTACGCGGCCCCCTACCGGGCGCTGACGCGGGTCTATTCGCCGCAGCGCACCTTCCAGGAAGGCGCGCTGACGATGGCCCACGGCGGCCAGTGGTTCGCCTGGACGGTCGGTGGCGACCTCCCGCCCTCGGCCATCGAGATGACGCGGCGCATGGCGCAGTTCGTGCGCGACCGCGCCCCGGCCCTGGGGCCCTCCACGTCGCTGTCGCAGGTGGCCGTGCTGGACAGCGAGACGACCTGGCTGGCGCAGGGCCGCAAGTGGGACACGACCGTCGCTGGCAATGCGGCCCGGTGTCTGCAGGAGGCGCGCTACTTCACCGACATCGTCAATGAGGAGACGCTCCGGCAGGGCCTGGCGCCGTACCGCGTGGTGGTGCTGCCGATGGGGAACGCCCTCGCCCCCGAGACGATGCAGTGGCTGGAGGCCTTCGTCCGCCAGGGCGGCGTGCTGCTGGTGTGCGGCGACGGCCTGCGCGATGACGGCCTCCTGGGCCTCAAGCGCACGGCGCGTCAGGCCAACAAGCCCGCGGCGATCAGGATCGGCGACCGCAGTTGCTGGATGCTGGGGTCGTGGGATGTGACGCCGGGGACGGCGCAGACGCTGCTGTCGTTCGCCGACGGCCGCCCGGCGCTGACCGTGCACACGCTGGGGCAGGGGAAGGTGGCGTACCTGGCGACTGACCAGGTGCTCTACCCGCAGGATGAGGCGCTGCTGGGGGCGCTGAAGGCCCTGGGCTGCGGGCCGTCGTACGGCGCGGTGGCCAATGCCGGGTTGGCCCCGTTGCTGTGTACGCTGCGCCAGAAGCAGGGGCAGATCGTCCTGCACATCGTGGACATGAGCAGCCGCGTCGGCGGGCGCATGACCGACCTGAACGCCGACGACTACACCGACCTGAACCCCGAGCTGCGCAACGTGCGGGTGTGGTTGCCGCTGCAGGGCGAGGCGCGCCTCCTGGCGGCCTATCCCGCGCTAAGCGGCGCCACTGTGACGCGGCAGGGCGAGTTCCTGGCGGTGCGACTCGAGTACCTCAAGGACCACGCGGCGGTTGTGCTCGGGTATGACGCGCCCCCGCAGTTCGGCCTGTGCGGCCAGAACGTCCCCGAGACGCTGGGGGACTTCCACCCCCTCGACCCCAAGACGAGTGGCTTCTCCGAGGACTTCGAGGACCTCGCGGTGGGCAGCAGGCCAGCGACGCCCTGGCAGTCCTGGAACCGCGACGCGGCGACGGTCGCCGTCAGCGATCAAAACCCCGCGGCCGGGAAGCGCTGCGTGAAGTTCACCGACGCGGCCGGCTGCAGCTTCTGGCCGTTCATGCACCGCTCGGTGACACCCTTCCGGACGGGCCGGGCGCGGTTGACCTTCGACGTGCGGGTGGACGGCGCCGACTGCCTGCTCGAAGTTCGCTACGAGGGCAAGGGCGCCGGCCCGCTGGCGCGCTTCAACCACGACGGGAAGCTCTCCACCACCGCCGGCGAGGCCATGGCCTTCCCGCTCGGGCAGTGGCTGCACGTCCAGTGTGACTTCGCGCTCGGCGTCGAGAAACCGGCGTACACGCTGACGGTCACAGCACCCGGTCAGGAGCCGAAGGTCTTCGCGGACCTCAAGTACGCGACCGAGTGGTTCTTCCTGTGTGACAGCGTCTACTTCGTGGGCTCCGGCGACACGCCGGGGAGCTTCAGCCTGGACAGCATCCGCTTCGAACGCTTGCCGGATTGA